In Candidatus Thermoplasmatota archaeon, a genomic segment contains:
- the rnhB gene encoding ribonuclease HII, protein MICGIDEAGRGPVIGPMVVAGVWAEEEKEIALRNMNVKDSKKHSKKRREELSEKIREMFFYDFVVVQPEDIDALRNTMSLNDLEIHIFVKIGRSKKANVYYLDSADVNEERFGQKFSEKLGFDADIISRHKADVAYPIVSAASIVAKVERDRKLKEITDDIESKLDVPLGSGYPSDERTRIFIKKWIEKFGDAPPYTRRSWSTVKKIKMEMKQKRLL, encoded by the coding sequence ATGATATGCGGTATAGATGAAGCAGGAAGGGGGCCGGTGATAGGCCCGATGGTGGTGGCTGGGGTGTGGGCGGAGGAGGAAAAGGAAATTGCATTGAGGAATATGAATGTCAAGGATTCAAAAAAGCACAGCAAAAAAAGGAGAGAGGAACTTTCAGAAAAAATACGGGAGATGTTTTTTTATGACTTTGTAGTTGTACAGCCCGAAGACATCGATGCGCTCCGGAACACCATGAGTTTGAATGACCTTGAGATACACATATTTGTGAAGATTGGAAGGAGCAAGAAAGCAAATGTGTATTACCTAGATTCTGCAGATGTCAATGAGGAGAGATTTGGTCAAAAATTTAGTGAGAAACTCGGCTTTGATGCAGACATTATATCAAGGCACAAGGCTGACGTTGCCTACCCGATCGTATCGGCCGCTTCAATTGTGGCTAAGGTGGAAAGGGACAGAAAACTGAAAGAAATAACGGATGATATTGAATCCAAGTTGGATGTTCCCCTGGGAAGTGGATACCCCTCTGATGAAAGAACACGTATTTTTATAAAAAAATGGATAGAGAAATTTGGAGATGCGCCGCCGTATACACGACGTTCCTGGAGCACAGTTAAAAAAATAAAGATGGAAATGAAACAGAAAAGGCTTTTGTGA
- a CDS encoding integrase core domain-containing protein, producing MTRGLCKDEAAEKMLENYRAYYNFTRKHSSLNSKTPAEKAGINLNLGRNRWVGLIEQSL from the coding sequence GTGACGAGAGGATTGTGCAAAGATGAAGCAGCAGAAAAGATGTTAGAGAATTACAGGGCATATTACAATTTCACAAGAAAACACAGTTCACTAAATAGTAAAACACCCGCAGAGAAAGCAGGGATAAACCTCAATCTTGGAAGAAATAGATGGGTGGGATTGATTGAGCAATCCCTCTAA